The Sesamum indicum cultivar Zhongzhi No. 13 linkage group LG2, S_indicum_v1.0, whole genome shotgun sequence genome contains a region encoding:
- the LOC105155452 gene encoding uncharacterized protein LOC105155452, which yields MSRKGKEACNTSSEPKSQADDPWWYMPLVSLLIELMYEHYKKGHLISSTFSEQIWREIEIELSQRNKTQYTVAQLKGKANRLRMLWRKFYDLVYKRTGFGWDLTMCTVTASEDRWAEWIAVNPRQSGLKKKGLPHFDLCTEMFSSSVATGSNARSCAMPPVSNNDNDEVDVSYPALDTGNPLSSGPEKIPTARRGVRRKGGQSDRLKRVDKCIDAITAYNEAKTRKLANISNDNIEDCMAALSKMEGLLRDLFFAVQDQFVLKVRHQIFLLMSDEDKRAWVETLRK from the exons ATGAGTCGAAAGGGGAAGGAGGCATGTAATACGTCTTCGGAGCCAAAGTCACAGGCTGATGATCCTTGGTGGTATATGCCACTGGTGTCTCTGCTCATTGAATTAATGTATGAGCATTATAAGAAAGGACACCTCATCTCATCAACATTTAGTGAGCAAATTTGGCGTGAGATCGAGATTGAATTGTCCCAGCGTAATAAAACACAATACACAGTTGCGCAGCTTAAAGGTAAGGCTAACAGGCTTCGAATGCTTTGGCGTAAGTTTTACGATTTGGTGTACAAACGGACTGGTTTTGGTTGGGACCTAACAATGTGCACCGTGACTGCCTCTGAGGATCGTTGGGCTGAATGGATCGCG GTTAATCCGAGACAGTCTGGCTTGAAAAAGAAGGGTCTTCCTCATTTCGATTTATGTACTGAGATGTTCTCATCTTCTGTGGCCACCGGCAGTAATGCCCGTTCTTGTGCCATGCCTCCTGTCTCCAATAATGACAATGATGAAGTTGATGTAAGCTATCCTGCATTGGATACTGGTAATCCACTCTCATCCGGGCCCGAGAAAATTCCAACAGCAAGAAGAGGCGTGCGGCGAAAAGGGGGGCAAAGTGATCGGTTGAAGCGAGTTGATAAATGCATTGATGCCATAACCGCTTACAATGAAGCCAAAACTCGGAAGCTGGCAAATATTTCCAACGATAATATTGAAGACTGCATGGCTGCGCTATCTAAAATGGAGGGACTACTACGCGATTTATTCTTTGCAGTGCAAGATCAGTTTGTGTTGAAGGTGAGGcatcaaatatttcttctGATGAGTGATGAGGACAAGCGTGCTTGGGTTGAGACATTGAGAAagtga